Genomic window (Zingiber officinale cultivar Zhangliang chromosome 2B, Zo_v1.1, whole genome shotgun sequence):
AGATAACTGGTGGTTATGGACAGAAGTATCAAGACAGATCTAGGACATATTTGTAATTATTGGATCCATATGGGATCATTCATTCAACAAATCAGAGTGGGATTAAATTGCATGCCTAGCAATCCAAGAAACAGTATTAGGGCAAGCATAAGGATAGATACGCCATTAACTTTTCTCACTAGAAGGAAGAACATATATAGGCAAACACAGAATCCAATGATAGCACTATAATGAAAGAATGATTAGCTAACATTACCTACATTTTCAATATCTTCCCCAAAAAAGGAAACAAAGCCTCCAATTCCTCCAAGTAAGTTAAACTTTGAACAAAAGCAACCACTAAAAGGAACAAAATTACTAATAGAACTGATGCCACAAAGACGATCAACTTGGAAATCCATCTTTGCATGAACGATGTAGAGAAAAAAGGCCAGTATACATCACGAGGCTCAGGAGCCCATTCTGTCACCCATTCAGTGGGATTGACAGATTGTTGGATGTGAAGAGCCTTAGCTGCACCATATCGAGATTTGAAGGAAACAAAAGCAGCAGGGACTTcctaaatttttagttttaaagaaAATCAAGTTAGAACAGAATGAAATAAGCAAAAAGTTTCACTTGAAGATATTTGGACAGAATGTATAATTGAATAAAGCCTCCATTTCAGTTAGGTCAtataaatgcaaaaaaaaaaaaaaaaaaaaaaacttaaagggCATCAATCAAGCATTTCCTGCATGCCAGTTCAATCAATAAGCTTCCGTTAAAAGGATACACAGAGGAAGACTCACCAtgaacacacaaaattttaactAGATGTTAGTAAATATTTTGCATGGGTCACCACAGAGTAAGGTTCTGATTTAGTTAGAAGCAACTCATGCAGCATGATTTGTATTTGTAGATCAAAGCCCCATCTTTGTTGATGAAAATGGATATACTCTATCCATATAAGTCCAATGAAAATTACTTAGTGGTAGTGGTCAGTACCAGCTGCACTGCTGGACTGAAGAGTAATCTTGATGTTTTCTAGTCTGGGTAAAAGGGAAGAGTGGGTCTCTATACTGCTTGCAATACCAGCATAATACCAATACAACAAAGTGTAAAGATTGGTATGAGAACAGTATTTAAAACCTTGCATGGAACATCTCCGAGCTGGCAGTAAAACTTAATGTGTAAACTATATGAAATGAAAGTAAAACAACCTAAGAAGACTCGAGGAATAGCATTATTCAAATTAACCTGAGGAGAAAGACAAACATGCAATAGAAAATGTAGTAACACCAGGGTGGGTTTAGCAAATTAAACAAACACTTGTTAGCCCTGCTTAAAAATGTGATTACAATAATCATACGGGTGCATTGATATTCAGTAGAGAAGTGCTGTACCTCTCTCCGTGAGTCTGACTGCACTAATCTGACATTCTGTTCTATATCTTCCAATTTCTTGGAATAATCACGCACAAGATCAACACGTTTTCCAAACATCCCAAAGAAGCCACTACGATTTTGATTTTGTGAGGAACTGGAAGTTGATTTCAGGTGGGTGAGTTTCCTATAGACCTTCTCAGCATCTGTCTGCAAAGCAATTTGTACAATGTCATTACACTAGAAATATGAATAGTAGAGCTAaagataagaaaatgaaacaaaagGTGCAGATCATAATCAAAAGTCAATGCAGAAGGAGAATCTAAAATGTATTCTAACAGTGCACAGTGATTTTGGCAGTCTTACATCATCAAGCGCATCCTTGCacgaaataaaattaaatgaatgGGCTTCAGCAGTTTTCAGACTATCATAACAATACCAATGAACATTTTTCGAGTTCTAGCATTGTTTAGAACTATAAATTCCATGTATTGGTGGGTCAGAAATTGAAGGCATCATTGGCTATGTGCTCCCTTAAGTTTTATTTAGCTTTCATGCAAATATTAtatttagtttcattgtgatcatgCCCTATTCTACATTCCTAGTTAATATAATATGTTGGATTAGATGGTAATGGAGTTATTAGCCAAGTGGGTTAGCCTCACATTAGACTTTTATCATGAATCTATAAATTCTCATGTAATTATCACAATAATGATGCAATGCATTGCTCCTTTTCCCCTACTTCTACAAATGACCAAGTATTGCGAACTTCTCTTTGTGATGAGCGCCCAtgataagaattacaaactacTAAAAAATTGAACAGTCTTCATTATACAATTCTGTAACATATTTAACAGAGTATCTTAGAGGGGTAAAAAAATTAACCCATTGATATCAATcaaatttttaactttttttttccttactatgagaccttgaagcttgcttgttCGGCAAACCACAGTATGGGACAGGTAGTCTGATGGATGATACTCTGTAAAAAATGCTTCAACAGTGTCACTTAAAGAATTCCCAGCATGCAAAGGAATATCACGAACAAGGACAGTAAAATGTTGTGGCTGTGGTTTTGAAGCATTAAAGTAGGCAATCCTCTTCTCTGCTATATATTTATACTCCTGCAGGAGAAAACAAAAGGGTACTGCACATGAGtatttaaagaaggttaaccctTTACCAAGTAGCATAAACATAAATATGAAGAACCTATCGACCACAGTTCCACCTTTAATCCATTCATCTATctatatatagatagatagatCAATATAGATATACATAGATAGATACATACATATATGTAATGGAGTTATCAGGAAAAATAACTTTCATAAGTGAAAAGGGTATGTCAAGCAATTCAGTGAAAGCAACACTTACAGCATACAGAAGGTAACACATAACACCTGTTATTATGTATGCAGCAGAAAAATGACACCATAACCTGCCAACAAATTCTTAACTTTAACAAACATGGCCTCACCAAATAATGAGAACAATACAAATGCTTCATATTGAGCCGTCCAAAAAAAAAGATTAAAGTTAAAACCCATGGGAGTTTGCTGAAGAATTTTAAGATCTGAATGGCAAGCCGGTTTCAAGTTTCAACAAACATTaagaataaaaattaataatttagccAGATAAAGTTGTCATGTAAAACGATACCATTATCTAAGATTTACCTGAGTTAAAGATAGAATCACAGAATAGAGTCACTTGGAATGTTGAAACATTGACAGATGTGCATAAATAATACATTTTTCCACAATAAAGGGTAAAAGAAATTAAGTATACTTTTTCACTCTATGACAAATGGATTATCAAGTACATGTGTATATTATGTGGTAAATCTTACCAGGAAACACAAAGTAAAGACAAGAAAAACTTACAATTGATAAACACAGTCCAATTTAGAATAAGTGCAAAAACATTTGTTACTTACATAATATAATCAAATTCATTATTTGGAGGGGTTTTCTTGTTCAACATTTGAAACATCTAACAAATGTGAGCATACACTGCTAGCTTATCATTACCTATTGAGTTGCACACCAGTTAAAATTCATTGTCTCAAAGCATCATGCTTGACATAATCAATTACAATGGAGTAGACTATAGATATTTTACATGGCTTAGCAGGTAGCATTTATCCACAAAATTCATCATAATAGACAGATTATTACTAGAAAGTAAAGAAGACAAACACTGAATCCAGTGATCAAAACATTTTTTGTAAATGATAGCATTTAAATGTGCTACTACTATCAAGATAATAACAATCAACTGACCCATAATATTTCGGATTTTTTTAAGTGTAAAGTATCCTTAGTCGAAAGCTCATAACTTGGTGCTTTCCCCTTTAGGGTAATCAAATATTCAATCACGGAGGCCCTAGCTTTAACCTAATAATCTTTGGACCTTCATTTTCCGTTCACATGCATCTAAATAGCATGCACCTTTCTAAGTTCAGCACCCTATCGAATGGAGAGGATCCTAACTGAAGCTTCTCATGAAGCTCGTTTCCACCAACCATGCCGGTCTATCCACTGGAGTGCTTATTCATCCTAGGATAAAGTTATCTCACTATTCCCATAGGAATTTGTATCTTTGTACTTCTGCATAATGATTCTGCTCTTGAGTAGAAGAAATGTAACCCAAATGTACAGCAAGAGAGAATCGAAAGAAAATTGTTATGTAAAAAGAGCTTACCAATTAGAGCCATCTTTCACATTTGAGATAGTGAACAAATCAAGAGACTTGTTGGGAAGATCAGAAAAGTCGATATTCCGAAGGTGATCGCCCAAGTAATTAACAGGAAGGAGAACGAATATTCCTATGATTGCAGCAAGAGAAAAAACCCTCAAGCTGCACCAAATTCAAAAAAAACAATAATTCAACAGAATTAAAACGAACCAACATGCCCCAAAATACACCAAAATACGATTCTGATGCAATATGAGAAGGAATTAATAAGAAAAAATGAACCTGAACACGAATATGCGACTGAAGACGACTCCATCGAGGCCGCACGAGTTGTAGAGGTCTTCCTCGGTGGGCTGCCATGCCCTACGCACCCAGCCGGCAGAAGGCAGCAAGGTTTCGATGCTGAACCGGCCGCGGAGTCGGGCGCGGCCCTCTGCCACGAGCCGCGGGGCGTAGACTTTGACGTTGCAAGACTGCTTCCGGAGCACAGAGTAGAGGGCGAAGAAGAGGACGCTGAGGCCAAAATTGATCCCCACCGACGTCAGAAGAGCCGAGACGATCATCTCAATCCTCAACAGCAGATCTCGGACTCCTTCTCTTCCGCTCAACTCTCATCACAAGGCACAGCACGACGCCGATGCTCCGTGGAGGCAGCGCACGACTTAATTCACGAGAAGGACCG
Coding sequences:
- the LOC122047927 gene encoding CSC1-like protein HYP1, encoding MIVSALLTSVGINFGLSVLFFALYSVLRKQSCNVKVYAPRLVAEGRARLRGRFSIETLLPSAGWVRRAWQPTEEDLYNSCGLDGVVFSRIFVFSLRVFSLAAIIGIFVLLPVNYLGDHLRNIDFSDLPNKSLDLFTISNVKDGSNWLWCHFSAAYIITGVMCYLLYAEYKYIAEKRIAYFNASKPQPQHFTVLVRDIPLHAGNSLSDTVEAFFTEYHPSDYLSHTVVCRTSKLQGLITDAEKVYRKLTHLKSTSSSSQNQNRSGFFGMFGKRVDLVRDYSKKLEDIEQNVRLVQSDSRREEVPAAFVSFKSRYGAAKALHIQQSVNPTEWVTEWAPEPRDVYWPFFSTSFMQRWISKLIVFVASVLLVILFLLVVAFVQSLTYLEELEALFPFLGKILKITVISQVVTGYLPSLILHLVAALVPPIVKLFSAMQGYVAVSQIEKSACKKMLLFTIWFLFFANVLTGSVTSEIEFLFDPKTIPSRLAVAVPAQASFFIAYVVTSWTSLSWKLNRTIPLISDFISRHCCRRKDDKFEIPSIPYYSEIPRILLFVLLGLTYFLLAPMILPFILVFFCIGYIIYRNQLLDVYQPKYDTGGRFWPVVHNSTIFSLVLMHIIAVGIFGVKKLPVAAILIVPLPVLTLLFNDYCRKRFLPVFRKFSAETLIKRDREDLSEPAMGEFLDELVTAYRDPAWMPIHHLSSDGEHTSPLLS